One stretch of Lysobacterales bacterium DNA includes these proteins:
- the ubiE gene encoding bifunctional demethylmenaquinone methyltransferase/2-methoxy-6-polyprenyl-1,4-benzoquinol methylase UbiE yields the protein MTDTRGKIDFGYREVDWHEKQKLVGRVFTSVADKYDLMNDLMSFGIHRLWKRHFVATSGVRRGARVLDLAGGTGDVAALLAERVGAEGEIVLGDINAEMLGVGRDRMTDRGLVGNLRYVRLNAEALPFPDGHFDAVTIAFGLRNVTDKPAALREMCRVLKPGGKAMVLEFSEVSDPLLRPLYDLHSFEVLPRLGQLIANDADSYQYLAESIRKHPNQETLKQMMREAGFDRAEYRNLNAGIVAIHSGWRA from the coding sequence ATGACCGATACACGGGGAAAAATCGACTTCGGCTACCGCGAGGTCGACTGGCACGAGAAGCAGAAGCTGGTCGGCCGCGTGTTCACGTCGGTCGCGGACAAGTACGACCTGATGAACGACCTGATGTCGTTCGGCATCCACCGACTGTGGAAGCGCCACTTCGTCGCCACCAGCGGCGTGCGCCGCGGCGCGCGAGTGCTTGACCTGGCCGGCGGCACCGGCGACGTCGCCGCCCTGCTGGCCGAGCGCGTCGGCGCCGAAGGCGAGATCGTGCTCGGCGACATCAACGCCGAGATGCTCGGTGTCGGCCGCGACCGCATGACCGACCGCGGCCTCGTCGGCAACCTGCGCTACGTGCGGCTGAACGCCGAAGCGCTGCCGTTCCCGGACGGCCATTTCGACGCAGTCACCATTGCCTTCGGCCTGCGCAACGTCACCGACAAACCGGCCGCGCTGCGCGAAATGTGCCGCGTGCTCAAGCCGGGCGGCAAGGCCATGGTGCTCGAGTTTTCAGAGGTCAGCGACCCGCTGCTACGTCCGTTGTACGACCTGCACAGCTTCGAGGTGCTGCCGCGTCTCGGCCAACTGATCGCCAACGATGCCGACAGCTACCAATACCTCGCCGAGTCGATCCGCAAGCACCCGAACCAGGAAACCCTCAAGCAGATGATGCGCGAGGCCGGCTTCGACCGTGCCGAGTACCGCAACCTCAACGCCGGCATCGTCGCGATTCATAGCGGTTGGCG
- the erpA gene encoding iron-sulfur cluster insertion protein ErpA yields MNTTATPSYHDNAGAALHFSEAAARKVRELIEEEHNPALKLRVYIQGGGCSGFQYAFSFEETPEEDDLAIERDGVTLLCDPLSLQYLGGAEIDYSENLQGAQFVIRNPNAKTTCGCGSSFTV; encoded by the coding sequence ATGAACACAACCGCCACTCCCAGCTATCACGACAACGCCGGCGCCGCGCTGCATTTCTCCGAGGCCGCAGCGCGCAAGGTGCGCGAGCTGATCGAAGAGGAGCACAACCCGGCGCTGAAGCTGCGCGTCTACATCCAGGGCGGCGGCTGCTCCGGTTTCCAGTACGCATTCAGCTTCGAGGAAACGCCCGAGGAAGATGATCTGGCGATCGAGCGCGATGGCGTCACCCTGCTCTGCGATCCGCTCAGCCTGCAGTATCTCGGCGGCGCCGAGATCGACTACAGCGAAAACCTGCAGGGCGCGCAATTCGTGATCCGCAATCCGAATGCGAAGACGACCTGCGGCTGCGGCTCGTCGTTCACGGTCTGA
- the nudC gene encoding NAD(+) diphosphatase, with product MDFAFVAGALDRLGESREDAGWLRARFDDDLAQVIVLRGSREVLLAPPEPRLLSIPLPLLRERFDFDRFLFLGEQDARTLFALTLRDDEHTEFVAIHSAVAAELRAAAANLPPQEAGLAAFASSLAYWQSRSRHCGVCGAHTLFSAGGHRALCSNAACGAAFFPRTDPCVIMLVHDGERALLGRQASWPEGRYSTLAGFVEPGETLEDAVRRETFEESGVRVGDCRYIGSQPWPFPASLMLGFIAQATSQDIRIGSEMADVRWFTRTELASGAVKLSPRFSISRHLIDSWIGT from the coding sequence ATGGACTTCGCGTTTGTCGCCGGAGCCCTCGACCGCCTCGGCGAATCGCGCGAAGACGCCGGGTGGCTGCGGGCGCGCTTCGACGACGACCTCGCGCAGGTGATCGTGCTGCGCGGCAGTCGCGAGGTGCTGCTCGCGCCACCCGAACCCAGACTGCTCAGCATCCCACTGCCACTGCTGCGCGAGCGCTTCGACTTCGACCGCTTCCTGTTCCTGGGCGAGCAAGACGCGCGCACGCTGTTTGCACTGACCTTGCGCGACGACGAGCACACCGAGTTCGTCGCCATCCACAGCGCCGTGGCCGCCGAACTGCGCGCCGCCGCAGCCAACCTGCCGCCCCAGGAAGCCGGGCTGGCCGCGTTCGCGAGTTCGCTCGCCTATTGGCAGTCGCGCTCGCGCCACTGCGGCGTCTGCGGCGCACACACGCTGTTCAGCGCCGGCGGCCATCGCGCACTGTGCAGCAACGCGGCCTGCGGCGCTGCCTTCTTCCCGCGCACCGACCCCTGCGTGATCATGCTCGTGCACGATGGCGAACGCGCCCTGCTCGGCCGCCAGGCATCGTGGCCGGAAGGCCGCTACTCGACCCTCGCCGGATTCGTCGAGCCCGGTGAAACCCTGGAGGATGCGGTGCGTCGCGAGACTTTCGAGGAGTCCGGCGTGCGTGTTGGCGATTGTCGCTACATCGGCTCGCAGCCGTGGCCGTTCCCGGCCTCGCTGATGCTCGGCTTCATCGCGCAGGCGACTTCGCAGGACATCCGCATCGGTAGCGAAATGGCCGACGTGCGCTGGTTCACACGCACCGAACTCGCCAGCGGCGCGGTCAAGCTGTCGCCGCGCTTCTCGATCTCGCGCCATCTGATCGACTCCTGGATCGGCACCTGA